One Streptomyces dangxiongensis genomic window, TGGTGTACTCGGCGACCCGCAACCGCACCGAACTGAACCAGGGCGACCCGTACTTCTTCCTGGTCCGGCACCTGATGAACCTGGGCATCGGGATCGCCCTGATGATCGCCACGGTCTGGCTCGGCCACCGGGCCCTGCGCAACGCCGTGCCGATCCTCTACGGCCTGTCGGTGCTCCTCGCCCTGGTCGTCCTCACCCCGCTCGGCGCCACCATCAACGGCCAGCGCAACTGGCTCGTCATCGGCGGCTTCTCGCTCCAGCCCGCCGAGTTCCTCAAGGTGACGATCATCCTCGGGATGGCCATGATGCTGGCCGCCCGGGTCGACGCCGGCGACAAGCCGTACCCGGACCACCGGACCGTCTTCCAGTCCCTCTGCCTGGCCGCCGTACCGATCCTCATCCTGCTGCTCATGCCGGACCTCGGTTCGGTGCTGGCCATGGTCGCGATCATCCTCGGCATCCTGCTCGCCTCCGGAGCCTCCAACCGCTGGGTCTTCGGCCTGCTCACCGCCGGGGTGATCGGCTGCATCGCGATCTGGAAGCTGCACATCCTGGACGAGTACCAGATCAACCGCTTCGCGGCCTTCGCCAACCCCGACCTGGACCCGGCGGGCGTCGGCTACAACACCAACCAGGCCCGCATCGCCATCGGCTCCGGCGGCCTCACCGGCGCCGGGCTCTTCCACGGCTCCCAGACCACCGGCCAGTTCGTGCCCGAGCAGCAGACGGACTTCGTCTTCACGGTCGCGGGGGAGGAGCTGGGCTTCCTCGGCGCGGGCCTGATCATCTTCCTGCTCGGAGTCGTCCTGTGGCGCGCCTGCCGGATAGCACGTGACTCCCCGGAGCTGTACGGGACGATCGTCGCCGCCGGGATCGTCGCCTGGTTCGCCTTCCAGGCCTTCGAGAACATCGGCATGACCCTCGGCATCATGCCGGTCACCGGTCTGCCGCTGCCGTTCGTGTCGTACGGCGGCTCGTCGATGTTCGCGGTGTGGGTGGCGCTGGGACTGTTGCAGTCGATCAAGGTGCAGCGGCCGATGTCCGCGTAGAGCCGCGGCGGCCCCTGCCCCGCCGGAGCCCCGGGTACTAGATTCGGGGCATGGCGGACGCGAAACGCGAGATCGAGCGCAAGTACGAATCCGACGACAGCGGGCTCCCCGACCTGACCGGAGTCGCCGGGGTGGCGGCCGTCCTCGACCAGGGCCTGGCCGAACTGGACGCCACCTACTACGACACCGCCGACGAACGCCTGGCCGCGGCCTCGCTCACCCTGCGCCGCCGAACCGGCGGCTCGGACGCCGGCTGGCACCTGAAGTTCCCGGTCGCCCCCGGAGTCCGCGACGAGATCCGGGCCCCGCTCTCCGACACCGTCCCCGAGGAGATCGCCGCCCTCGTCCGCTCCCGCGTCCGGGACCGCGAGCTGATCCCCCTCGTCCGGCTGCGCTCCGCCCGCGACGTGCGCCACCTGGTCGACGCCGACGGCACCCTGCTGGCCGAGGCGAGCGTCGACGTCGTGACCGCCGAGCGGCTCGCCGGCGGGAGCGGCAGCACCCGGTGGACCGAGATAGAGGTGGAACTCGCCGACGGCGGCGACCCCGCCTTCCTCGACCGGGTGGACGAACGCCTGCGCAAGGCGGGCGTACGCCCCTCCGGCTCGCCGTCGAAACTGGCCCACGCCCTGGAGCGCACCGCCGGTGACCGCCCGGAGAAGGACAGCGCGCCCGCGCCGCCCCGGACGGCCGGCGACCACGTCCTCGCCTACCTCCACGCCCAGCGGGACGCACTTGTCGGGCTCGACCCCGCCGTGCGCCGCGACCTCCCCGACGCGGTGCACCAGATGCGCGTCGCCACCCGGCGCGCCCGCAGCGCCCTGCGCTCCTTCCGCGGCGTCCTGGACCGCGAGGTCACCGGCCCCGTAGGCGCCGAACTGAAGTGGCTCGCGGGCGAGCTGGGCGCCGGCCGCGACCAGGAGGTGCTGGCCGACCGGCTGACGACCGCCCTCGACGCCCTGCCGCCCGGCCTGGTCACCGGCCCCGTCGCCGAACGGCTCGCCACCCGGACGGACCCCCGCCGCACCGGCACCCACGCCCACCTGACCGGCATCCTGGACTCCCGCCGCCACCTCGCCCTGCTGGACGGCCTGGACGCCCTCCTCGCCGACCCGCCGCTGCTCAGGGCGGCCGGGAAGAAGCCGGGGAAGCCACTCGCCAAGGCCGTACGCAAGGACGAGAAGAAGCTGAAGCGGGCCATGCGGCACGCGCTGCGCCTGCCGCCCGGCGAGGAACGCGACCTCGCCCTGCACGAGGCCCGCAAGAAGGCCAAACGCACCCGCTACGCGGCCGAGGCGGCCACCGCGGCCCTCGGCGCGTCCGCCCGCACCCTGACCAAGGACATGAAGTCCCTCACCACCCTCCTCGGCGGCCACCAGGACAGCCTCATGGCCCGCCGTGCCCTGCGCGAGCTGGCCGCGGTGGCCCACACGGCGGGAGAGAGCGCGTTCACGTACGGGGTGCTGTACGGCAGGGAGGAGGCACGGGCTGCCGCCGCGGAGGCGGAGCTGCCCGCGCGGTGGCGCGGGACCGGGGCCGGGGCGCCCGGCTGAGCGTTCGGGGGGAGCCGCCGGGCGGGTTACGCTGAAGGGTCCCCCCTGTCAGCTCATGAAGGTTCGCGAGATGCCTGTCGAGTCGGTTTTCCCGCAGCTCGAAGCTCTGCTCCCGCACGTGCAGAAGCC contains:
- a CDS encoding CYTH and CHAD domain-containing protein, which translates into the protein MADAKREIERKYESDDSGLPDLTGVAGVAAVLDQGLAELDATYYDTADERLAAASLTLRRRTGGSDAGWHLKFPVAPGVRDEIRAPLSDTVPEEIAALVRSRVRDRELIPLVRLRSARDVRHLVDADGTLLAEASVDVVTAERLAGGSGSTRWTEIEVELADGGDPAFLDRVDERLRKAGVRPSGSPSKLAHALERTAGDRPEKDSAPAPPRTAGDHVLAYLHAQRDALVGLDPAVRRDLPDAVHQMRVATRRARSALRSFRGVLDREVTGPVGAELKWLAGELGAGRDQEVLADRLTTALDALPPGLVTGPVAERLATRTDPRRTGTHAHLTGILDSRRHLALLDGLDALLADPPLLRAAGKKPGKPLAKAVRKDEKKLKRAMRHALRLPPGEERDLALHEARKKAKRTRYAAEAATAALGASARTLTKDMKSLTTLLGGHQDSLMARRALRELAAVAHTAGESAFTYGVLYGREEARAAAAEAELPARWRGTGAGAPG
- the rodA gene encoding rod shape-determining protein RodA → MTGTNSFSVSGYGPERAGWTRIFARDSLARRLDWPILLAATALSLMGSLLVYSATRNRTELNQGDPYFFLVRHLMNLGIGIALMIATVWLGHRALRNAVPILYGLSVLLALVVLTPLGATINGQRNWLVIGGFSLQPAEFLKVTIILGMAMMLAARVDAGDKPYPDHRTVFQSLCLAAVPILILLLMPDLGSVLAMVAIILGILLASGASNRWVFGLLTAGVIGCIAIWKLHILDEYQINRFAAFANPDLDPAGVGYNTNQARIAIGSGGLTGAGLFHGSQTTGQFVPEQQTDFVFTVAGEELGFLGAGLIIFLLGVVLWRACRIARDSPELYGTIVAAGIVAWFAFQAFENIGMTLGIMPVTGLPLPFVSYGGSSMFAVWVALGLLQSIKVQRPMSA